A genomic stretch from Anticarsia gemmatalis isolate Benzon Research Colony breed Stoneville strain chromosome 26, ilAntGemm2 primary, whole genome shotgun sequence includes:
- the LOC142984231 gene encoding serine protease SP24D-like, producing MYSTKTLLTVLSLLKVTHAPVPPLNKGLRVINGNDDIPPKYPYVVCLLLLMRNQRFCTGTLIKPNLVLTAAHCVLNIPEQYIQWGDMSLKLNETQSKSLILKQIRHPNYEYFERTDIAIFIVNPVSMDVYGRLSAVDSSTLVGASVVFAGFGSTYNKFIKLDRKRKEEDGSRPLQVGEAVVKTCASMFQGVICLSPKCTRRQHAMSGDSGGPLFLGNKVVAVAYAVLKGRFANSGEFLYTPVSPYLNWIFEVISSNQ from the coding sequence ATGTACTCCACAAAGACACTACTCACAGTACTATCTTTGCTGAAGGTGACACATGCACCTGTGCCCCCCCTCAACAAAGGACTGCGGGTCATCAACGGCAACGACGACATACCCCCAAAATACCCTTACGTAGTATGTCTGCTGTTACTAATGAGAAACCAAAGATTTTGTACCGGCACCTTAATCAAACCGAACTTAGTCCTTACAGCCGCTCATTGCGTTTTAAATATTCCAGAACAATATATACAGTGGGGAGACATGTCTTTAAAACTGAACGAGACTCAATCTAAGAGTTTAATTCTGAAACAAATACGTCATCCAAACTACGAGTATTTTGAGAGGACTgatattgcaatatttattgttaatccAGTCTCCATGGATGTATACGGTCGTCTGTCAGCCGTTGATTCTAGTACATTGGTAGGTGCTTCAGTTGTGTTTGCTGGCTTCGGATCGACTTATAATAAGTTCATCAAACTGGACCGCAAACGAAAGGAGGAAGATGGGTCTAGGCCTCTACAAGTAGGCGAAGCAGTGGTCAAGACATGTGCTAGTATGTTTCAAGGAGTTATATGTCTCTCGCCCAAATGTACGAGACGACAACACGCAATGTCCGGAGACTCTGGTGGTCCATTGTTCCTTGGAAATAAGGTAGTAGCAGTCGCGTATGCTGTATTGAAAGGCAGATTTGCTAACAGTGGAGAATTTTTATATACACCAGTTAGCCCGTATTTAAATTGGATATTTGAAGTAATTTCTTCCAATCAATGA